The Cryptomeria japonica chromosome 6, Sugi_1.0, whole genome shotgun sequence genomic interval ttaattttattttatttttctattttttcaatcaTATTTTCTTTAATGATGATTGAGATTGTGAGACAAGAGTAAGGAGTCGAAAATAAGAAAGAGCGGGGTGCATATTCTAGAGATAATACAAATATCACATTATTGGGTGTTTATTATGTTGGTATGTGATGATTGATCATGTTGTTGGGCTTAAATTTTTGGTGACTTTGTCAGGTGTGGTTTCCCAAAAATAAAATAATGGGGGAGTGTATGGGGAgcccattatttaataaaggaattgTCTATATTGTTTAAGTGGTTGTgtaatgtgaaatttatcaaactGTAATTTGCTCCAAACATCAAATAATAAAAGAAAGTGGACGGTTATTTCTATGTGGATGTAGCCCACATCAGACGAACCACGTTATATCAGTGTGTTAttgtaaattattatttttgtctcttttattttgtattatatttaatattgcTTATTTCTCTGATCTGCCAAAACCCTAACATATTACCTTGAAGACAATATTACAAGGTCAAAGGCATGTGTCATCTTCCATCTCCTTCCCTTTACTCTTTCTTCTTGTAAAATATATAAGCTCCTCTATGAATATTTATGAAAGAGGACTTGGGGTGATCTTTTGCCATCATTCTTATGATCCTAGGTTTGGTGAATCACTTGGAACTCAAACCTCAATTTCGTTATAGGTTAGGAAATATAGAATATGACAAGAAGGTTGAGGTTTGTGGGTGTTTGCCAATTGTTGGCTATCATAATGTGGTCATTAGATATGCAAATATCAATGCAAAGGCAATCATTCTAAACACGGATTTGGATTAATATCTAGACAATGATTTGCATGCATAACAAAGTTGTGTGGCACAATAGCTATTGGACTGGATAAGGAACCTCAAATTGGCCATCATTATAATTTATCTTTATGGCCAATGTAAATTGCAATGTATAAGCAATGTATGATGCCTTATTCCTTCCAATTGATATCTTCAAAGTCCATCATTATAATTAACCGTTATGATTAATGTTAAGTacaacaaatatataaatataatttgcaTTGGGATaatgtgatgcatgatgtcttaCTCCTTCAAAAGAACCTCTTCAAAGCCAATTTTTATATAATCTAGCTTAATGCGCATCTAAAATCAATTGTAAGAGTGTAGAATATATTATACAAATaatgaattaaatttttttattctcTTTCAACATATAATAAGACCCTAAGCTTTTCAaccaataaaattataaaaaataattttttaatacaaATTATTAAGATAAATATTAACTTTACCTATACATAATCTCTCCATATTTATGAAAAAATACTTATAAATCATCTAAACTATTCATTTTCGTTTCAAATTTTATTACTTCACAACCATAAAgacaataaaaataaattgaaaagtaATAATAGTCTATTGTTTATACTCCAATACAAAAAATTCTCTCCATCAAACCCAAATTAGCCTTCCAACCCATTAAATTCCTTTTTTTTAAACCCAACTTCCAAATAAGTTTATGATAGCTCTGCCAAATTGCCATGAGTGCATAAATATTTTTTTCGTTttctaatttaaaattatattttttgtttttatttaaaatGTTTTTCCATCATATAAATTCACAGTCCGCGTGGGTTGACGAGGAGGCGAGAAGcatattaataatttattagaagaaaatttgaaagttGATGCAGAGGCAGCAGCAGAAATGGGCACAAGTAGCACGTTCGAGTTTCGAGTAGTGAATGCACGAATGCGCTCGATTTCATATGCAAGCCCGTGACCAGTGACCAGTGACCAGCGACCAAAAACAAATCTCTGCTGTAATTGTCCTCCACTCCAACTGTACTGTCTTTTCTTCCTTCTCTGTCACCCACTCACTCCGCGTTTCACGTGCACGAATATTTTTTTTACGTTATTAGCTAATTATCATTATTTTAAAACTCAGCATAAATTTACTAAATATCTTCAATCAGTcattttttcattttaattataaGATAAAAAGTATTCACATAAAATCAGAGGCTAGAAGTTAAAATACTCAACACACGGCCACTTTTGATTTTCAATACTGAGTATAGTTAAATCCAAAATTAACGCACAGATGTAGGAATTGCATGTTTAAGATTGCTCCGTTGCGAAGTAAAATTTTCGTTTAACACAGTGCTTTGGATCCAGTACATTTGAAAATCAAGAGAGAGCCATGAGGTCCTTGAGATTGATAGGCCTTACAAATTCAGGGGACCCTGCGTATTGAAGGTTGGCCAGGATGGAATTAAGGGCATCACTGGTGTGGAAGGCGTCCCAAAACACGTAATCTGCACGGTGGAAACATAAACTCGATATGGGAGTGCATGGAAACTCTGCTCTCAGACGCCCTATTCCGCAGCAACTCTCATTTGCGTACTTGAATCCTGCATCCGTGAAAAAAGTTTCCTAAATTAGAGCTATCCTTAATTAAAATAGAGTTTTGAGAATATAATAACAGCAATTTACCAAATGCAGATGGATCGTTGATGACTTGAGAAAGAATGGCATAATTGTCGCTCAGAATGAAGCGCGCATCAGAGAATTGCATTTGCAATTCGTTTTTAAGCATGTTTTCCAGACCCTTGTTGAATTCTGTGATGATACTGTTGATGTAATGTACACAGCTTCCATTATCTGGGTTTCTTGAACTTATAAGCAATGGTGTACAACCTAGGGGTACTAGATTGGATACTAGAATTTTTCTAGCTCCCATCTCATATAAATCCTGCACCACAAAATACATAATAGAACATGTGATGTGACTTCCCAAACATCAAACCTTTAAAAATATATGATTGTCATATTAGTGGGTATGTGAACCATATAATAATAATTAGAATGTCTTCAAATCTATTAATAAGAGTAGGATGAGCTTACCTTGAGGTGCTCTGCAAACTTTACAAGAAGTAGTTGCTGGTATCGGTTCACGCTGTAGAGTTGAGAAACTCTTGACTGGGAGAGAAAGTAATTGGAAATATAATCATAGCTTCCAATATTAATGTAGAAAAGAGCTTCGGAAATGAGATGACTAGCATTTTCAGCTTGTTCCACCACAGAAATCAAGTCTGCCTTTGTGTTGGAGAAGTACTCAATCTGCCTCTCAAAGGGAATTCTGCCAATCTGCAAACCCATATTACAGATAAGATGCCTTTTAAGTGAGTGAATTTTTATGAGATGTGTTGTTTTAAAGCCAAAGAAGATTGATTATACTTACTGTACCAAACAACACATGATATTTAGCTGTGTTGGAATAAAATAAATAGATCTTTGAGGCCATTTGGAACTTACATATTTGTAGCCAGTGGAAGGCAAAATTCCAGAGCCTCCAGAGGCAAAGTTGACTCCTGCTAGTATGTTTCTCCCATTTGCTTCTGGATCTAAATATGGGACAGGAGAAGGCACCCCCATGATTTGGCCTGCCACCAAAAAGACACACTAATTAACTTTGCTAAAGTACAACACAGGCACTGGACTTGGGAAAGTGGAAAAAATGTAGTTTGAATTTTTGTCCATACAGATGTAATCTGGAGTTGTTCTTCCATTGCAAAACCTTCCAGTGGGTAAGCCATTTCCAAAGTCAATGCCATTGAACCAAATATCTCCCTTGGAAAGAGTAGTAATGTAATTATTGTTTCCTGTGTCAACCAATGAATCTCCAAAGATAAAAATGGCAGGAGCAGTAGAGGCAGTGGCAAGTGTGAATAATCCCATCAGTGTAAAAATAGCAGACCAAACCTTTGCCAtgtataacctatcagtgaactaAGCACACCAATGTCTCAGAACATAAAACTCAAGTGCTTTACCTTGCTGCCAAACTACAAGAGTGTCTTTATATTATTCTAGATGTTCTACATTTGAATGTGTTTTCTGAAAATTGACAGCTCCATGTTTAGCAAACATTGTGATGTGATCCATCTCttattgaaaaacaatttaatGATTTGACAAGAAAGGGTCACATGTGACATATTCTGCAACTTAAATTGTTGCTTAGCGCGTTCTTCTTCACAGGTTATGTTTGCCAGTCCATCTGAGCCTTGGGCCCCTCTAGTGCAGATTTTTTCTCTGATATAAAGTGGTCGCCAGCGCCTGCAACTAAAGGTTGCAAATAATAGAACttcgaaaaaaaaaatcattacggGAAATAAAATGGGAGCCAAATTcccaacacaaccaaaaacaattTCATTATTTTATCAcatgttctttctcaacctcttcctAGATGATCCTCACCCACAAGAACAGTAGAAAGCCACTCCCAAAAAATGTACACCTTTCCAAGCATCCCCACAACCCCACTCCAAAAAGGACACCCGCTAAAATAGGAGCCATGTCCTAACAGCAACTGACACGTTTGCAGTAGGGTCCATTAAATAACGTACTCTAAAAGGAATATGGACAGGCAGTTACATATTACCCTAGCAGCAACTCTTGTAAGCAAAATAACAAGCATAAATTAGACCATCATGCATTATACCAaccatattttaaaaattataaatgtcCTAGTTAAGAAGAACTCCAGAACCTTACTCTGCCCATGGCCTGTTCTTCCACCATGTTATGTACTTCTAAATTTTAAGCCTTATTGGACCATAAACTATCTCCCTCtatcaatatcttcattttctattttcttaattttttacaAGGTTAGAACCACTTCTATTTGTCCTTTACTAAAAGCTATTTTTGCTTTCCTCATTGCTTGTTTGGTCATCAGTTGTACTCACAGAcaaataaatacaaatataaatcatattaAGGGATTCTAAAATTCTCATAGGTGCTTCTTCCTTCTCTACATTATGACATTGCGGTATGCTTTCCAATTTTCCTTTGTAGCTTGTATCTTTTCCCTAGCTTGTTTCCCTATTACAAACTATTAAGAGTtcatttttatctttgtttatgttGACTACCATATCAACTTTTGACATGTTTGCAATATCATGCCCTTCGCATTCACTCTTCATTGAGGCATTCCCTTTTATAAGCATTTCTCTACCATCAAATGTGTGGTCGTCAAATATTAAGATCTTTGTTATTGTTTCATCTTTAATGTGGATTACATCCAAAACCGCAATATCTTAGTAACATCTGGTGATTGGCAGCATTCCTCTTCATTACAATCTTTGAACTCTTCTTCTTTCCCAGTGTAACCAATAATATTTTCTCAAGCTTCTTTAGGTAATATAGCTCAACATCTTCATCTTGCTCTTTATCTTCATCTCATTCATCTATTTGATCTCTCTAAAACTTTTTATAGAGCACAGTTTAGGCTCTTCCATCCACCAACAATTATGTCAACTCTTCAAGGAATTTAATTTTTTCATGTTCCAGCAATTATATCCCTTGGTAATCCTATATAATATGACTTTCTTATTTAAAAAAAGAGCTCTTGCTCACAAAGTGAGAATTTATTCCTACTAATCATTTTCACCTTCTCATGTCCCTTGAATGTGTTTGTTTTAACTCTTTTTCTTCCGAACTATTATTAGTTTCTTGTTGTTGC includes:
- the LOC131077536 gene encoding GDSL esterase/lipase At1g71691-like — translated: MAKVWSAIFTLMGLFTLATASTAPAIFIFGDSLVDTGNNNYITTLSKGDIWFNGIDFGNGLPTGRFCNGRTTPDYICQIMGVPSPVPYLDPEANGRNILAGVNFASGGSGILPSTGYKYIGRIPFERQIEYFSNTKADLISVVEQAENASHLISEALFYINIGSYDYISNYFLSQSRVSQLYSVNRYQQLLLVKFAEHLKDLYEMGARKILVSNLVPLGCTPLLISSRNPDNGSCVHYINSIITEFNKGLENMLKNELQMQFSDARFILSDNYAILSQVINDPSAFGFKYANESCCGIGRLRAEFPCTPISSLCFHRADYVFWDAFHTSDALNSILANLQYAGSPEFVRPINLKDLMALS